Proteins encoded together in one Capsicum annuum cultivar UCD-10X-F1 unplaced genomic scaffold, UCD10Xv1.1 ctg79378, whole genome shotgun sequence window:
- the LOC124895035 gene encoding F-box protein At2g40925-like, which yields MKKTVIPNNKGKRVMKHSEINKRDVDGTMEILSRLPVRSLLRFKSVSKFWMTLISEPYFTLKHLNRAKNDQNSQRFLFNALRKYKNLIVLQMLNYGVASYIVVMIAWRLSGFIIIVIIPINFVYGTNPPENQYEILTLKSGSWRLTNKYPIGVHPELLCTDSLVFVHGTFHWINDITRFTVTALSISGEVYREIPLPEQMLSIYNQTWGVSVLTEKLCAYAHYTSQTFRFWSYRNIGLRMVNCYSAEEIWLFILSLGHPKDHLDYVLNLIPLRK from the exons GGAAGAGAGTTATGAAGCACTCTGAAATAAATAAGAGGGATGTTGATGGCACTATGGAAATCCTCAGCAGGCTACCTGTGCGGTCTCTTCTACGATTCAAATCTGTTTCGAAGTTTTGGATGACATTGATATCTGAGCCTTACTTTACATTGAAGCATCTCAATCGTGCCAAGAATGATCAAAATTCTCAAAGATTTCTT TTCAACGCATTGAGGAAGTACAAAAACTTGATTGTCCTTCAAATGCTGAACTATGGCGTTGCTTCTTATATTGTTGTTATGATAGCTTGGCGCTTATCGGGGTTTATAATTATCGTGATCATACCCATCAACTTTGTCTATGGAACCAATCCACCAGAGAATCAATA TGAAATTCTCACGTTGAAAAGTGGCTCCTGGAGATTAACGAATAAATATCCTATCGGCGTTCACCCTGAATTATTATGTACGGACTCTTTGGTATTTGTGCACGGAACATTTCATTGGATCAATGATATAACAAGATTTACGGTGACTGCATTGAGTATTTCAGGTGAGGTGTACAGAGAGATACCGTTGCCAGAGCAAATGCTCTCGATTTACAACCAGACGTGGGGTGTTTCAGTTTTGACAGAAAAGCTTTGTGCTTATGCTCATTATACGTCTCAAACTTTTAGGTTTTGG TCATACCGAAATATAGGTTTACGGATGGTGAATTGCTACTCTGCTGAAGAGATTTGGCTTTTCATCCTGTCTTTAGGACATCCAAAGGACCACTTGGATTATGTCCTCAATCTAATTCCTCTCAGAAAG